Within the Eucalyptus grandis isolate ANBG69807.140 chromosome 1, ASM1654582v1, whole genome shotgun sequence genome, the region AACCACAACCACCATGTCTCGCCACCTTCGCTCGAACCTTATCACCACCACCGCCCTTGAGCCCTCCTCCATCaactcttcttcatcttccccATTTCACAACCCCCCAccccaaaagagagagagagagaagaaaagtaaagaaaacaagaggaaaTGGGCTCCGAAGCTCAAGAGCTTCACTTCCTCCTCATCCCTCTCATGTCCCAAAGTCACCTCCTCCCCTTCACCGACATGGCCAAGCGCCTCGCCGAGCACGGCGTTTCCGTCACTGTCGTCATGACTCCCCTCAACGCCCTCCGGTACAAATATGTCTTGGATCATTCCCGAGCATCTGGTCTAGTCGTCCACTTCCTAACTCTTCCTTTCCCATGCAAAGAGGCCGGCCTCCCCGAGGGCTGCGAGAACATCGACTCGCTCCCCTCGTCCGACCTCGTCACCACCTTCTTTGATGCGAGCAACATGCTGCAAGAGCCCATCTCGAAGCACCTCGAAGCCATGGAGGACAAACCCAGTTGCATCATCACTGACATTTGCTTTCCCTGGACGACTGATGTCGCCCTAAAGTTTGGCCTTCCGAGGATCGCGTTCCATACCACTTCTTGCTTCACCCTCTTGTGCTCGCATAGCATCACCCGCTCCAAGGTTATGGAAAGGGTCAAGGGCGATGATGAGCCGTTCGTCGTCCCGGGCCTCCCGGACAAGGTCGAGTTCACCAAGGCCCAGATGCCACAGATGATGAAGGACGGCCCCGACGACTTGGAGAACCTCCTGGTTAAGCTCAAGGCGGCCGAGCTCTCCGCCGACGGCGTGCTGGTGAACTCCTTTGAGGAGCTAGAGAAGAATTACGTGAAAGGTTATCAAAAGGTCGTGAAGAAACTGTGGTGCATTGGGCCCCTGTCGCTCTCTCCAGCGGTTGGCTCGGCTAAGCTCGACAGAGGCAACAACTCCTCCATTGACCCAAACCAGTGCCAAGATTGGCTGGACTCCAAGGACCCGAATTCCGTCCTTTACGTGTGCTTTGGTAGTCTTTGCCACGTGTCGGCCCCACAGCTCGTGGAACTGGCCCTGGGGCTGGAGGCCTCGCGCCGTTGCTTCATGTGGGTCATAAGGAAAGGCGACTCCACACAGGAGCTAGAGAAGTGGCTCTTGGAGTATGGGTTCGAAGATAAGACCGCCGGGAGGGCCCTCATCATCAGGGGGTGGGCCCCTCAGGTGATGATCCTCTCCCACCCGTCCGTCGGCGGGTTCGTGACgcactgcgggtggaactcgaCCCTCGAGGCGGTGAGCGCCGGGGTGCCCATGATAACCTGGCCCATGTTCGCCGAGCAGTTCTACAACGAGAAGCAGATCGCGGAGGTGCTCCGGATCGGGGTGAGCATCGGGGTTCGGAGGCCAGTGGAGtgggtggaggaggagaagggcgGCGTGATGGTGAGCAGGGAGGCCGTGCAGCGTGCGATCGGGAGGCTGATGGATGAAGGAGAGGAAAGCGCCGAGAGGAGGCGGAGGGCGAAGGAGTTGGGCAAGGCGGCGAGGCGGGCGGTCCAAAAAAATGGGTCATCCTACTTCAACATGACTCTAATGATCCATTACGTTCGACAGGCATCGACTCGTAAGAGATCAGTAATCACGTTAACGAGACATTAATAATCGTATCGTGGAGATGTCCTCCACAATTAGATTTACTTTTAGTTGCTTAGATTTATCCACGCTCCAATTGAGATTAATAGTCTCTATGCTTTTGCTGTTAACCCTTCCACTCTCGATGGTTTAGTACACGGTTTGCGCAATAGCATCACGTCAACCGCGCGCATGCTAAAGTCCACAAAATTTAATAGGTGGCAAGAATTTCGAGCCGGTTGCAATCTTCTCCATTTCAAAGAAACTAGTTCGTGTACCGAAATTTTCTGGACCCACTGCATCGAGGCGGACGAAAATGACATTGATTCATTTGTAATTATTCCAATCCGGTTTATGCAATCACTCGATTCAAGTAAGGGTTGCTTCAATGATAGGCCAGCTACTAGTGGCTGCAAAAGGGAACTTTTGAAACAAaagcactaaagtgatcatggGAATTGGGCCAATATGTCCTGTTCATCTTCGACATGCCGATGACTTTCAGCTGGCACACGGGAGCATTGTCCTCGCCATGCAACAGACAAATGATAACATGGATCACGGTCCTCTGGGATTAAATATATACTAAACGAAAAATAGTTCactttccaaaattttaatcaCGCGTGGCACGAGATATTCATCATATTGAAATTTGTGAAGTTTTCTCAATTAATCATTTAATCGCCGCTCTAGGTACAATTGTGAATAAAACCCCAATGAATTAAGCGTCGGACAAGGATATTTTCCGTTGAACGTGGCCCAACACTCGTTCGCGTCTGTGTGGTATCTTGCCACATGGAGGAGCAAGACATTCAcgcgtgagagagagatggcatgCTGTCTTTAACTGCAGATTGTTATTACTAGGCTCTATCTGAGACCGTACTTCTGCAACTGCCGCCCCATATAAAGAGAGTATATAAAAGTTATGGACGTCAGCGCATTGTAATTTATTCCGAATCTTTTTCATTGAAGTATTTTATTGGGAATGACAACATATACAATGAAAGAATGACAACATATACaatgaaaaaattaccaaaacaactCTAAATCGAttgtgatttttctaatttaattttaatttatttttatcaatcaaatcctaaactttttgcatttgtgtcgaTTCAATTTATCTGATTAATTTTGATCGGCTGGTGCTAATGTGGACATTAACTGACGCagatatattataattttttcctttttatctttttatcttttttccttccttcttctaaCTAGCCGTCAGACCGGCCAGAGACTAGGGCTAGTGAGATCGACCTAACCGGCCATGGGGAGGCTTGCCATCACCGGCAatggcaagggtgagcctcaGCCACCCCTAGCGAATTTGAGCTCGCCTAGCGCGGCAACGACGAGGGTGAGGGCTaatctcacctagatctagtgaggacaagcctcgccatggctgggcaagctccCAATGCCACGATGGCGAGGACGAGGGctagcctcgccatggctaagTGAGCTCAACCTCACTCAATGCTATGACACAAGGGCGAGGGCTAGCCTCCCTAGCGATAATGAGCCAACCAACCAAAAgaagaatgaaataaaataaaataaaataaaaagtgaaagaaaaaaaggaaaatatctataaataaataaataaatatatatatatatatatatatattaaaaaatgacacGTTAACATTGACTAGACGGCCAACGCTAGTCGATGTCCATGTAAGCACCAGCCTATAAAAATTGACCAGATGGATAATATtgaaacaaatgcaaaatgattatgattgaattagcaaaaaaaaaaaaaaaaaaaaagtttagaattgaattggaaaatttttaataaatttaagaaaacaattCAAGAGGAAGTGAATCCAATCCcatcaacatattcaattgAATTCACCTATATATTAACTATTCCTTACAACAATATGCAAGATAGATAAGTTAAATGCACAGCAAAATCTTGATATATTTCCGTGTATATCGTTAAGGGATTGCAAATCCGATCctcccaacttattcaattgtacataaatttattcaaaatattaagCTAATGAGATATAAAAACTCATAGCAAAAATCACCGTGTTCATATCCGTGTGGCTGAAAGCTCAAGAACGCTGTGCTCTCCGCGTCAAGCAGCTCTTACTCGAAGGAACGCATGtctggcttctttcttcttgttcttcgaGGGTGGCTCCTAAAGGAGAGCTACTGTAGGGTTATATGCGCTTTGTAGGACCTCTTTTAATACTATACTGTACGGCTAcgtaaaagaaaatggaaaaaataaaacattttctttcttctttttttcccttttcttttctttcatttggccccaattgctttctttttgtaCGCCCATAAAATAATAGGCAACTTTGTCTTGTAGTGCCAGGGtaacccttttcttttaagtATATAAAAAGCTCCATTACTTTGATCTTTGTGCGATCAAACTTGAATATTTATCCAATCATTTGGAATTATATAAACGAGtcaaattcaagacataatttaataattatccACCTAAACTTGGTGTTTGAGGCCAAGACATAGTGCTCCTCATCCATACTGCACTTCTAATGCCTTGAGGGATACTAACTCTCGACAAACATCAATTGTACTCAAGTAGAGCTTGagtttcattaaaaaaaaaaaaaagacttaatcATCATGTTTGCTGAATTTTCTATTGTTGCTATGTTCTTCACAACAATCATACCCTTCCCCAATGACAACATATTGTCCTACATCCAACAACTTGATTTCTTCTacctaattttaaatttaaaagtattttcttaaTTTGAGAATATTTTTCTCGATTTAAGGAATCAATTTTGCCTTCATTATGTAATCGTGTATCTATTTTTGTACATCAGTTAAtacacaaaaggaaaaacaatttcAAAGTTTCCTTTTCATTCTTTATGGTCTAAGTTTAGTATTACCAAATGAAAGGCATTTTCCCACATCTTTCACCCACTTTCACTTCACTTATTGTCAACCATATCACTAAACCAACATGTTTCTCCCAAGTAGTTAAGGATCCTCAATGGTGTGATGTCATAGATCAAGaatttacctctcttcaacaacGACAACACATGGTATTTAGTCCCTTATGATCCTACTATGAACGTAGGGGGTTGTAAATGGGTATTTCAAGTCCAATGAAATTCGGACTACTCTATTGCTCTCTATAAGGCTTGCCTCGTTGCTAAGGGTTTCCATCAATAGTCAGGAGTTGACTTTGTTGAGACCTTTAGTCTCATGGTGAAACCTACCACCATTCGAATTATTTTATCTATTGCAATCTTTCACAATtggccacatcaacaatttgatGTCAAATGTGCATTTTTACATGGTGATTTGCAAGAAACGGTGTTCATATCCCAGCCTCCAGCCTATGTTGATCCGAGCAAACATAATCATGTATGTCACATGAAGAAATCTATTTATGGCCTCCATCAAACCCCTCGAGCCTAGtatgaaaagtttaattcaaAACTCTATGATTTTGGATTCACCATGTTCAACTCCAATTCATTGCTATTCATCTTCCACCAAGGGCATATACTTGTAAATCTCCTCTTTGTGCATTGATAATATCATACTCACTAGCAATGATACTTCAATGTTATAACAGTTAATCTCATATCTTGGCCATCATTTCTGCATGAAGGACTTTGAacctctttcttattttcttggtGTTCGGATGACACGTAAATTCTGAAGGCATACAACTTAATTAGTCAAAGAATATTATGGATGTTCTAAAGTGTGCAAATATGGATGGATATAAACCAATCCCAATGGCTATAGTGTCTCAAAAACTTGAACAAAGTGATGGCCCTCTACTATTAGATCCCACTCTTTTATCAAAGTCTTGTTAGAAGATGCCATATGTTACTTTGGTATGtcttgacatttttctttgccATCAATCAAGTTTACTCACTCCTAAAGTCTCCTACCAAGGATCATCTTTTGGAAATCAAACacattttgcattatttgaaaGGCACAATCACTCACAACTTTCACTTTCGTCTAGGCCAACACCAACTCACTGCTTATTGCGATGTTGACCGGGTTAGCTACCCCATTGATCGATTTCAGTTGGTGGATTCAGCATTTTCTTTAGTTCCAACCCCATTTCCTGGAGTGCTAATAAGCAAACCACAGTGGCATGTTCTTCATTTGAAATTGAGTATCAGTGTCTATCTCATACTATAGCTGAATTAGTTTGGCTATGCTCTGTTACATAAATTGCATTGCCCATCCTCATGCCACCCACCATTTAGTGCGATAACATTTCCGCAATGTTTCATGCCTACAAtccaattttccattaaataacaaaatatgttGCTGTTGGATttcatcatgtcatggaacTAGTTGGGCTTAAGATTATCACTATTCAATTTATCTCCAAGAAAGATCAAATTGCATATCTATTCACAAAACATGAGTTCTAATCACATCGGATTTTTGCAGACCAAGTTTCACCTTTAGCCAACCGTGCTCTGCTTGCAGAGGAATGCTAATATATTGTCCTAATATCCAGCAACTTGATCTCTTCCGcctttataaaaaatttaaagttaaa harbors:
- the LOC104438941 gene encoding UDP-glycosyltransferase 73C3; this encodes MGSEAQELHFLLIPLMSQSHLLPFTDMAKRLAEHGVSVTVVMTPLNALRYKYVLDHSRASGLVVHFLTLPFPCKEAGLPEGCENIDSLPSSDLVTTFFDASNMLQEPISKHLEAMEDKPSCIITDICFPWTTDVALKFGLPRIAFHTTSCFTLLCSHSITRSKVMERVKGDDEPFVVPGLPDKVEFTKAQMPQMMKDGPDDLENLLVKLKAAELSADGVLVNSFEELEKNYVKGYQKVVKKLWCIGPLSLSPAVGSAKLDRGNNSSIDPNQCQDWLDSKDPNSVLYVCFGSLCHVSAPQLVELALGLEASRRCFMWVIRKGDSTQELEKWLLEYGFEDKTAGRALIIRGWAPQVMILSHPSVGGFVTHCGWNSTLEAVSAGVPMITWPMFAEQFYNEKQIAEVLRIGVSIGVRRPVEWVEEEKGGVMVSREAVQRAIGRLMDEGEESAERRRRAKELGKAARRAVQKNGSSYFNMTLMIHYVRQASTRKRSVITLTRH